The window ACGGCGATGAAGGCGTTCCGGACCAGCTCCGGGACCTGGCTGATCTTCACCGGCGTGCGGTTCTCGCCGCTGTGCAGCCGGTAGACCTCGTTGCCCTCCCGGTCGTAGATGACCGTGGTGGTCGCCCAGCTGATCTCGTCCAGTTTGGGAGCGGCGGCGACGGCCCGCGCGACGAAGGTTCCGCCGGCCGCGCCCGCGCCCAGGAAGAGCACCAGGAGCGCGATCCAGAAGTAGCGCCACCAGCGCCGGGCCCGGCTCGTTCTGTCCTGGCCCATGGCACATCGCCCCCTCGGTCAGGTCTGCGCGTAGTGTGTACAGAAAAAGGGACGGCCTCTCGCCGTCCCTGAAATCGCCATGTTTGCAGTGCGCTATCCCGCAGCCGGCGTCCTGACCGCAACCTCCACCGCATCGCCCCAGAGCCGCTCCAGGTTGTAGAAGGCCCGCTCGTCCTCCTGCATCACGTGGATGACCAGGTCGCCGAAGTCAAGCAGCACCCACTTGCCGTTCCGGTAGCCCTCCACGTGGTCGATCTTCAGCCCCCGCTCGGTGAGCTGCTTCTCCACGTGGTCGGCGATGGCCCGCACGTGCGTCCCGCTCGTGCCGGAGCAGATCACGAAGTAGTCGGTTACCCCGCTGATCCCGCGGATGTCGAGAATGCGGACCTCACGGGCCTTCTTCTCGTCGGCAGCGAAAGCGGCCCACTGGGCCATCTCGGCGGATTCAGTCAATCCGGCATTCTCCTTTCGTAGCAATTATCTACCGTTTACTTCACCGTATTCGCCCCTCACCCGCTGGTTCCTCCCCTGCGGGCAGGATCACCCGCACCGCGTCGCCCTTCGCTGCGCCCGCGGTCACCATCTCCGCGGGGTAGCCCT of the Symbiobacterium terraclitae genome contains:
- the rsfS gene encoding ribosome silencing factor, translating into MAQWAAFAADEKKAREVRILDIRGISGVTDYFVICSGTSGTHVRAIADHVEKQLTERGLKIDHVEGYRNGKWVLLDFGDLVIHVMQEDERAFYNLERLWGDAVEVAVRTPAAG